Genomic DNA from Setaria italica strain Yugu1 chromosome V, Setaria_italica_v2.0, whole genome shotgun sequence:
GGGCCTGCTGCCGCTGGCGGACGTGATCGAGGTCGGGTTCGTGCGCGCCACGGGGTACATGTGGATCAACCAGCGCAAGAAGGTGGAGCACCAGTTCAAGCTGGTGAGCAAGCAGGTGAGCTACGACGTGGAGGTCACCGGGTACGTCCAGGCCAAGAGGATCAAGAAGCTCAAGGGCGTCAAGGCCAAGGAGCTCATGCTGTGGCCGCCCGTCAACGAGATCATCGTCGACGACCCGCCCACGGGAAAGATCCACTTCAAGAGCCTCGCCGGCGTCACCAAGACCTTCCCCGTCGAGGCGTTCGCCGCGGGGCAGTAAGCCGCCGCGCGCGCACGAGCACGACGTTACGTGCCCTGCAGCTTGCATTGATTTGCCGCATAATTAAGAGCGCGCCGGACGGCCGGAGATAGCGCCACAAAGAAAGACGTATTTGTACTGTTTCATGAATGTCCTGCGAGGATGGATTTGGATTTGCTATACGAACTtgtttgagaattgagatggtGTGTCATCGTGAACACTCTGCATCTGATCATCTGATGTTTCTCGCAGCCGCTTCTTCGTCGGTCGGGGAATGGATCATCCTAGGCCCATTAAGATAAGTTGGGCCTATGTGGGCTATTTATATGCAACGAGGTATGGGATCGGAGGCGCAAACAGTTCCATCCAAGAACTGACTTTGCGTGCTCCTGCAAACCGTCGTCGTGGCCCGGCAGATGATCATCATCATTAACCGAGCCGCGTGTAGTGATTAGACTCGGCGCCCGGCGCCAGTAAAGTGCCGGCCAAAAGCGTCGGTGCGCGGCAAAACCGCACATCGAGCGGACGCGAGCACTACACGGGGCGGTCCCTGCTCCTCCCACTAGCTCCATCCGGCTGCCTGCCCCGAAATGACGGAGCTAGCCCCCGCAATCGTCTCCTGCCACCAGCACCACTAGCGTCTACCGCCATGAGTCCACGACACTCTTGCTCTCGAAGTCATCGATCCATCCATTCATCCAATTATGCCACGAGCAGTACGTACTCCTGCAGGAGTAAAATCTTCAGGTTGCCCATCCTGCACTCTTTTACGCTGGCTTCTCCCTCCGTTTCTGTCGTGCACCCCAGAACCAAAATGGTCCATCCGACTTTGGCAGCCAGTGGGCCCCGATCCATCGCCGCCCATTGTGGGCAATGATCTTACATGTAGCGAGGACCCCACGCCTGTCGGCGTGTGTATGTTTTGAAATCGAGAGATCCGGAGCTGCCACTCTGAAAGGAATGGAGCGGCAGGACTCAGGAGTACGGGCTAGCCTCCGCTTGATTTGATTTTGTAGGTGGCACGTCAGCCGCCGAGAGTAGACAGACGATCGGAGCCGGTCGTGCGTCCCCCGCCGTGAGAACTGAGAAGCGATCCTGCCAGGCCTGCTTCTAGAACGCCGCCGGACAGCAGCGGCCAGCACTGGGCTGTGGGCTGTGCCTCAGTGCGGCGTGCGGGCGTCACCCATCACTGGCATGCACACGCGCACGGCACGCCAACCAACCCACCCCCGCACATCCTCGCTCAGGACTCAGGAGCAGTCAGGAGTCACACGGCTCACGCGCACCCCATTCACTGTCTCCAGCCAGCAGCGTGGGGCGTGCGGTGGTCGTCGCTCCGCTCGCTAGCCACCAGCCACCCTTGCGGGCGTCGCGCTAGGCTGGGGTCCTCTTTCGCGTCGTGCCGTCGTGCGGTCCAGGAGCCATCAGTGCTGCGATCCACCGCTCCCTACTCCCGGTCCCAGATGCGGACGCCGTACACCATCACCACCGCACCGCCGCGACGCGATGGAGGAAGGGTTACGCCGCGCGGCGCTTTTACTCCCTGGTCTCGTACGCGCCCCAGATCTGGAACTGCGACGGTGGCAGGAACCCGATCCGGCACCCGGACGTGATGTTTTTAAAGGCGGGCGGGAGTAGCTTTGGTTTCAATTGGATTCGAATATGGCCGTGTGCCTTTTCGACCGCTTGCGTGCGCCAGCCATGTACAGAATCAGAGGCGCGCACCAGCACTCCCACTTCTGGTCTGCTGCTGCGGCCTTCTCTTTCTCGATTGTTCCTTTTCACGGCGCCGACCGACgaagaggagaggggaaaaaaaaatcacgccGACCGACAACACAGGAAGACAGACAGAGAGGTGCGATCTCGGCTTCCGGGAGGAACGAAAATCCTTTGCTTGTCAaaattttcccctttttttaaacaaaaacaGAGCAAAACAAAACGAATCTGTGCACGGTTACCGGCGATTTTGAGATGTCCATCTTGCTATGCTGCCTGCGCTAGCTAGGCGAGGAGCATCTGGAAGAGCATGTCGTTCCAGATGTCGATGGGCCCGGGCAGGCACCAGTGGATGCAGTCGTTGTAGAGCTGCACCTTCTCGTTGGGCCAGTGCCCGTACCGGCTGGGGTGGCCGTCGGGCCGCATCAACATGGCCGCCGTCGCGTCCATGAGCATCAGCCGCCGCCCCTTCTCCCGGGCGGCCTTCTCCGCCGCGCGGAACTCCTCCATCTGCGCGGTGTAGAAGTGCAGGTCCCGCCCCTCCATGGCCGTTTCGTTCGCCCGCAGCGGCTGCGTGCGCCGGCAGTCGCCGCCCTGGTCCCACGTCCCGTTCTCGAAGTGCGACATCGGGGAGAGCATCCGCACGATGACGCGCCCGCGGAGGTGCTCCAGGTCGTTGATGGCGCGCAGCGCCACGCGCCACGCGCGGCGCTGCGAGTAGTAGAGCGTCAGGTCTGGGACGCCGTACTGCCGGCTGCAGAAGCTGCACCCGATCAGCCGCCGCTTCTCGTAGAAGAGGGAGGGGCGGGAGAACCAGTTGGCCGCCGACACCAGCACGTAGTCGAAGCGGGAGATCTGGGACACCCAGCTCTCGTCGGGCTCGTCGAGGTAGAGGCTCCAGTGCCCCATGTGCGCCGGCCCGTCGTTGTCCGGCGCCCGCGTGCGCACCAGGAACGGCGACCAGAACATGCTGATGGTGAAGTTGTACGCCCGGTAGTGGTACACCTTGTTCTGGTCCGTCGGGTTCGCCGACACGTCCTTGGGATACGCCACCTGCGGATATACAGGTGGTTCTTTAGCGAATTCAGTCGCTGCTGTTGCGAATTCTATCTAATCCCAAAGAGGATGAGAGGAAATTGAAATCGGGAAAACCACCACAAGTCCACAATACGATACAAGACGCACCTGGGAGAGGAGGCAGAGCAGCGACTGCATGTGGTTCCTGGCGAGCGAGTCCCCGACGAAGGCGAGCGACTTGCCGCGGGCGAACTGCAGGAACTGGAGCGGGTCGAAGCGCGGGAGCTCGCAGCCGGagggccgccaccgccacttgAGGAACCCGAGGTCGGGGCGCCCGTACTTGAGGCAGTTCTGGTGCTCCTGGATCATGTGGCACGTCTTGTGGTTGTAGTAGGGCGCCTCCGTGTCCGGCACCCACTCCCCGCGGAAGATGTCGCAGTACTTCATGACGCTCACCACGGGGGTGGTGGAGGCGAGcttggcggcgcgcggcgccacGCCGACGCCCACCAGCCCGAAGTACTGCGCGTTGGTGAGCACGATGAGGATGGCCAGCGCCGAGAAGTAGACCGGCACCGGCCCGAACAGGAACCGCAGCATCCAGTGGAGCTTCATCCTAACAGTCCCAATCTATCCGCCAGAGCTGAGCCCTCCAACTCAATCGATCCCCTCCAATATATCTTCTAGCTACTACCTGCTAGCAATCTCTCATGCGCCCGCTCTCCGTTAGCAATCCTGCAGGGAGCAGGACGAGCATCGGCACGCCGGCAAGCAAGAAGAGGACGACGGCCCCCGGCGCCGCTCCCTTTGCTATCTGAACGCGCTATCCATccacgccgaggccgaggccccTTTTGCTCCTCTTGAATACGGCGGTGGGCACGCGAAAGCGAGTAGGTGCGCGGCCGGTTTCAATAATACTGCCAAGTGGGGCTGGCTCGCAAGCGAACATGTCTGTCCCTGTCAAATATTTATCGCCTGCCTAGGCTAAGCATAAGCACCCCCCGCATGACCTCTGTTAGAGTGGGTCCATCTCCCGCCACTTGCCGAGCTGTAATGTAATCGAGCTGTCTTTCGACGAGAGTGATCGGGTCGTGCCCCTGCACCAACACGGCACCGGGGCCTGCAGATCTGAAAACGATTGTGTTATACGCGGCTTCGTTTTATAAGCGTTTTTGGTTGTACAACCGCAGAGGAATCGACGAATGGGAACCCAACGTTTTGAGGTCGATAAACAAAGGGAGAAGAACAGTGGTCGATGATGCGCACGCCCACCGATGAAAAACAGCGGTTAGTTTTTGTGTTTACGGGACTACGGGAGTGGGCGccatgcgcgcgcgcgcggtttGAGAGGCATGTAGTAGCATGTTTGTCCGGGTGGAGTTTGAGGGAGATGCTTCCGGTCGGCCGCGGCCTGGGCTACCGACCACAACAGAAAGAGTGGTAATCGGCGCCGTGACACGCGATTAGCTCCGAGCTGCCATCACGGGGACGCGCGTCGCCATCCGTTCCGTTGCAAGCCGGCCGGCTGTTTAGTTCGGCGCGGTAGCGGACGTCGCCATGTGGAGGCGAGGCATGGAGCAAGCGATCAGCTCCGCGAGCTGTGTTGTTGCTTGGAATGGGCGGAACCAGATGAGCAACCGTGCATGTGCTGATCAAGCTGATGTGCAAGTTTGTGCAACGGCAAAAACCGTGTGAGATGGGAGCAACCACTCCACACCGGAAAGAGTGACGCGGGACGAGAGGAGCAAGTATCACATGCCCTAGGCTAAAGGTAAAAACACAAAGACAAACACACATCCGTCGGAGAAAGGGAAATGGCTCCTCCTGCGCCGTGCTCACGACGCCTCGCCGAGATTGTTTGGCGGAACTATGCAACGAGACAAGGCTACGTGGCGTGGGTAGCCGGAACAGCTGTCGCCCGGGACCTGCCCACGGGCCGGGACCACGGGCCGGCGTCCGTCGTCCGGGCGCGTGAAACCGCCCAAGGAAGAAATTATCCCCCGCCCCCGTGAAAGAGCAGGGTGGATTCGTAGATTTGGTAACGTAAGAGCAACTCCCGTATATTATCTAAACTGGACACAATACctaaaaaatagtaaaaaaattgtttcaaaaAAATCAGCAAAAAGTTGCTTGAGCAGCAGACCTACATGGTTTGCTGTACCTAAATTTTTTAGACTACGATctaaatttctctctcctatATTCTCCACGCGGGAGAGGCCAACTACCCACGCACGGACATTTCCGTGCCTGTCCCGCCGCAGCACTCTCCCCCAACCGCGCCTCCCTCGGTCGTCGGATCTCGTCGCCACCATCCCCACCCCTCTGCCTCTTGGATTGACGGTCGTcggacctcgtcgccgccatccGCATTTGTGTGCCGGTGCTCGCTTGCCCGCCCCATCGCTGGGCTGGCGGAGGTCGCTCCCATGGTGGCAAGCGCTGCTCGTCTTGTGGCTAGACCAGCGAAGCTCGCTCGCGCGGCGACGCTCGTCATCCGTCCTGTGGCTATACCGACAAAGCTCCCCGCGCGGCGATGCTTGCCCGGCCACCCCGTAGCAAGGCTGCCGGAGTTTGCCGCACGTGCTCGAGCCTCGGGAAGGAGGGGGAGAAGCGGCGAGGAGGCCAAATCGACGAGCAACGGCCCCCTCGAGCTCCTTGGGCAACCAAATCGACGAGCCGCCACTCACTCAAGCTCCCTTCGTGGCTGAATCGACGAGTGGTGGAGAGGGCGGTTGCTAGAGCTTGGGAAGAAATTCGGCAAGGGGAGCGGCGGAGCTCGCTAAGGTCGGGTCGGagcccgcgcggcggcgcttACCCGTCATCTAGACAAGTGAGCGTTGCCGGGCGACCAGAGGGTGGCGGGGGAGGGAGCAGGGCGGTGAGGGTGGGAGTGGAGGGCGGCGTAGGGTGAGGGGAAGGAGCGGAGAAGATGAGTGAATTTTGTAGATTGACCCTATAAATAAAGTTTTACTCACAAATTAGTCCTTAAGAGAAATATAGGTCATTGGTTTTAGGTACGCTGCCGGAGAAGAGTCAAATTTGCCAatctttctctctcctatacCTAAAATCAGTTTTAGTTTTAGGTATTCAAATATTACAACTCTACTAAGGTGCTCTGACAGGGCCGGCCGGGTCAGCGACTCGTTTCTTGCATGCACGCTCCGTagggacggcgagggcaggagCTGCCGCTGCAGGGCGGCACATGGCCGCGTGCGaccatgatgaagatgaagatgaacaCGCACCACACGGCCCGCGCGCGCAACGCTCGCGTCGTACCATTGGATCCAGCGGTGTTTACGCCTGATAATGTTTCCACCGAGGGCTCCACGGCGATGTCGACGGCGGTGATGGTAACGCGACAAGGCGGCAGGGGGGAGCAGGTAAGTTGGTGTTCGTCGACAGGGCGGCACATGGCAGAAAAGCTGGGATCGATCGAGTCGCGGGTTGGGCAAGGGAGATCCGCTGCATCCGAAGCCGGTTCCATCGAGTGCTCCCCATTTCGGCCGGCCCAATAATTAGTGGTAGCAGCAGCAAGCAGGAAGGTGGTGAGCGGGGTAGAAAGCTCAAGGAACAAATTACCATTTCCGCCAGGGAGTGACCGAGAGGCACgtttgatctccactgggctgctggctgctgcggaGTTGCTGTACAGGGGCACGGCCTAGCGAGTCCGCAGTTCTATGCGTGATCGACACCATCAATGGCTCTCGTGGGGATGTTTGTACATGGCACATGGGGGCCGGGATTCGGCAGGTGCGACATGCGTGCATGGTTGCAAAGCTAAACAATGCACATGAGCAGGAgctaaaaattaaaataatcgaTGATCCAACCTGTGCATGCCGAGTTTTCACTCTACGAGAGATGGGATAATCCTGCtgctctttcttctttttgtttttgttaatCCTAAGCAGGATCTAGATCGGGATATAAAGCCTTTAAACCCCAGAGCACCGACGATCGTGCATCAGTACAGTACGAAGCTGGCGTGGGTTTATGCTCACGAACGGTTGGGTCAAGTCAAGTGGGACGCAATGGTGAGACGAGATTCCATTGAATTGAAGTAAAATGTTCCGGTAGATTTGAAGGGAAGATAAAATTGAGGGGCCACGAGACACGCGCGTGTTACAGTAAGTGCTTAGTAGTATGCTTCTTCCACAAAGTGGAAAGGCATTGGTCACTTGGTGCAGTACTAGTGGAGTTCAGCACTTCAGCTCAATAGGGCCATTCAAAGAATAAAAAAGGGGAAAGCGAAACAAAGGGAGAAAAAAGATGATGCTCCGGGCCATCCCTGGATGTTTGAATTTCGATGGTTGGGGCGGTTGCAGCTAGCTGccccggccggcagcggcgtaaATTTCCGAGCTGCTACTGTCATTGGTCACCACATGGGGGCCGCGCCCGGGGATAACTGTTCCTGCACGTGGAAGGAGGCTCCCAAGATCTGCCCACTCCTAAAGCACGGGTAAAAGGTAAACTAATCAAGTGATTAAAATTGTTAGCTTTGATGCTGTCGTCCGTACTCGTCAAGTGTGAGcactgagctgagctgagctgagcttcACCCTGATCCACTGATCCACCCACTTGCGCGGCCGTGCCCCCCTGTTCCGAGAGCAGCCATGGCCCAGCAGCATGATCGCCCGGGCCAGCTTCCGATCCAAGAAACGGCAAGCATCGATTAACCATGATTATCTCTTACTGTTTGgtaaatatagaaaaatatatccaGACAACCCGCCTGAGATGTGCGTCCAAAAGAGATCGTACGTGGTGTCGCCTAGCACAGTGTGGCGCACCGACACCCTATGCGGCTATGCTGGGCCGGGTAGATTTGGAGGATGAGCCTGGCCGCCTGGCGCTGACACTGCCACGCTTGGGGTAATTGGCTCGTAGTCGCAGGATCTGGGGTAGTCTGGTAGAGTCGGGAAGTACTTACCGGTAGCAAACAAAAAAGCCCTGGACGGCTGGACCAGCACGACTGCACGAGACGAGACCGTGATTGTTCCTGTCGCATCGGCGGTGGAAACGGAGGTGGTAAAACCGAGCGGTGAAACAAAAAGCCTGAAAAAGTGACTGCCCCGGCGGCTGCATGCGGCAGAGAATGAACAGGCACCACCACTGCATGCGGCTGCCCGGCCGTGAACAAGACGATTGGCCTTGGCgtccgcggccgccggccggcgtggTGGAGCGCACGAAGTGCAGTGGTCGTTGGCGCGTTAAAAAGTCAACTGGGATGTACTGCGTCTGCGTGCAGGTGATCCTCCCGTGGCGTGTTGAACATGGGCACGCGATCGCGGTGTAATGGAGCTCAGCTGGCCTGTGACGACGACGCTGCTGCCTCCGTTGGTCAAGGCACACATCCGGCTGCTTTTCCGGATTTTAGTTAGTTGCCGCACCCCGCAGCCGATGGATAACGCAGATTTTGCGTTTGCGATTATTGGGACGTATGGGGCCGGTTTTCGAGCGCAATCCAATCATTTGTCCAACGTGGTTTCTATGATAGCGGTCGAGCGTGGTGCGGCGAGACTGGAGATGACGATCAAACCTAGACACTGCCTGGTTCCGAACGGCAGGCAACGGAAGCAAAGGTTCGTCCTACCTACCTGCCCGCTGTCCTGAGAAGTCGTGGCGTGCGACTTGAGCTCCACGAGAGGGACACGATCCCTGGCGGTGGCAGCCAGCTGTTGGTTTCATCTGGAATCTTACTGGAGTCATTGTATTGTTTGCAGTGTTTCAGACCATGCAGGGTTTATCCTCAAGCCTCTGACTG
This window encodes:
- the LOC101767073 gene encoding uncharacterized protein LOC101767073 — protein: MADREGAVVKKGHEEGLKMAVSLLEEFGLPLGLLPLADVIEVGFVRATGYMWINQRKKVEHQFKLVSKQVSYDVEVTGYVQAKRIKKLKGVKAKELMLWPPVNEIIVDDPPTGKIHFKSLAGVTKTFPVEAFAAGQ
- the LOC101767478 gene encoding protein trichome birefringence-like 19, yielding MKLHWMLRFLFGPVPVYFSALAILIVLTNAQYFGLVGVGVAPRAAKLASTTPVVSVMKYCDIFRGEWVPDTEAPYYNHKTCHMIQEHQNCLKYGRPDLGFLKWRWRPSGCELPRFDPLQFLQFARGKSLAFVGDSLARNHMQSLLCLLSQVAYPKDVSANPTDQNKVYHYRAYNFTISMFWSPFLVRTRAPDNDGPAHMGHWSLYLDEPDESWVSQISRFDYVLVSAANWFSRPSLFYEKRRLIGCSFCSRQYGVPDLTLYYSQRRAWRVALRAINDLEHLRGRVIVRMLSPMSHFENGTWDQGGDCRRTQPLRANETAMEGRDLHFYTAQMEEFRAAEKAAREKGRRLMLMDATAAMLMRPDGHPSRYGHWPNEKVQLYNDCIHWCLPGPIDIWNDMLFQMLLA